GAAGTCACTCCTTTATCTGTAAAACCACACGGATTTATATAATTGAAATATTCCAATTGCGTATTTACGTTAAAAGCGAAGCCGTGCATAGTTACAAATTTAGAACTTCGCACACCGATAGCGCAAATTTTACGGCAGGTAGGTTTTCCTACATCCAACCACACTCCTGAAGCTCCTTCCAAACGTTCTCCTTTTATTCCATAAAGTTGCAACGTTTGAATAATTGCTTCTTCAATATTATATATGTATTTTTTGAGACCGATGCCAAAATTTTCCAAATCAAAAATAGGATAACCAACGATTTGCCCGGGTCCGTGATAAGTTATATCACCGCCACGATTTGTTTTTATAAAAGTTGCGTCTTTTGCTTGCAATTGGATGTAATTGAGCAATAAATTTTGTTCGTCTCCGCTTTTGCCAAGTGTATAAACGTGAGGATGTTCGCAAAAAATCAAGTGATTTTCGGTGGAAAG
The genomic region above belongs to uncultured Paludibacter sp. and contains:
- the lipB gene encoding Octanoyltransferase, translating into MEKKSQTSNLKLLDWDLIEYNEAWQKQEALFNETLQRKSQGLSTENHLIFCEHPHVYTLGKSGDEQNLLLNYIQLQAKDATFIKTNRGGDITYHGPGQIVGYPIFDLENFGIGLKKYIYNIEEAIIQTLQLYGIKGERLEGASGVWLDVGKPTCRKICAIGVRSSKFVTMHGFAFNVNTQLEYFNYINPCGFTDKGVTSLQKELGRKVNIEKIKKEIFLFLTKIFY